TTCACATCGAAAAATCAGTTTCTGATGATGAGACGGACCCTTACACGCGCCGCGAGCTTAAGTCCGAATACCTCGTCTTCCTCGGCAACGACAGCCTCGACGCCGTTGCCGACTTGCTTAAGGTTAACTGGGAAGACGCTAAACGCGCTGGCAAAGAGGTGCGGAAGTTCCGCGAACAGCTTCGAAAGAGCGAAAAGTACAAGGGCGGGCTCGGAGACAAGGGCAAGGAAACGCTCAAGAAAGCCGTCGATAAGGCCTTGGGCAAAGAGCTTCTCTCAGAAATCGAGAAGGCTTTCGACGGCAGCAAGGCTATAGACCTCGCCCTCTTTGGACGCATGCTTGCCGACCTTCCCGGCAAGAACGTAGACGGCGCCTGCCAGGTCGCGCACGCCCTCAGTACCCACGCGGTCGCCAGAGAGTACGACTATTACACCGCCGTCGATGACCTCAAGCCCGATGACACCTCGGGCGCGGATATGATCGGCACCATCGAGTTCAGCAGCGCCTGCTACTACCGCTATGCCGCCATTGACCTCGAGAAACTGCGCGACACGCTTGGCGATACGGAACTTGTCAAAGCCGGGCTCGAGGCGTTCTTGCGGGCCTTCGTGGAGGCCATCCCGAGCGGCAAGCAAAACTCCTTCGCGGCGCAAAACCCGCCGAGTTTCGGGGCGTTCCGCGTTCAGGACCAGGCTCAGCCCCGTAACCTTGCCAACGCCTTCGAGCGCCCTGTCCGTCAAGACGGCAGCGGCTTCGTCTTTCCTTCCATCCGCGAACTCGATAGGGAGTGGGCATGGGTAGACGGCGCTTACGGCGAGAGCGGC
Above is a genomic segment from Deinococcota bacterium containing:
- the cas7e gene encoding type I-E CRISPR-associated protein Cas7/Cse4/CasC, coding for MTLLEIHLLQSFVPELLNRDDTGSHKNCLFGGQLRARVSSQSWKRAMRDYVRTLELLPAEQRAVRSKRLHEALRNRLEEMGAEEADYVAEAALAYIGAFHIEKSVSDDETDPYTRRELKSEYLVFLGNDSLDAVADLLKVNWEDAKRAGKEVRKFREQLRKSEKYKGGLGDKGKETLKKAVDKALGKELLSEIEKAFDGSKAIDLALFGRMLADLPGKNVDGACQVAHALSTHAVAREYDYYTAVDDLKPDDTSGADMIGTIEFSSACYYRYAAIDLEKLRDTLGDTELVKAGLEAFLRAFVEAIPSGKQNSFAAQNPPSFGAFRVQDQAQPRNLANAFERPVRQDGSGFVFPSIRELDREWAWVDGAYGESGRVIYWLRFDEAAQHLKAKEKVAGTREAIRRAVEEAAKLLG